From a region of the Salinispira pacifica genome:
- a CDS encoding SanA/YdcF family protein — MNKVRIITRIIAFSIPLFLLSLILSYSVITQQAGDNLYDTLKDLPSREVGLLLGTSPRTRKGTASEFFQNRIEAAVLLYRSGRIRYILASGDNSSMQYNEPIYMQKELMARGIPADRIVLDYAGFSTLDSVIRARKVFGQEDPIIISQRFHNERALYIAASQNMNAVAYNAKDVGGVAGLSVLVREVLARVKALLDVHILNRTPKFLGDPEAIPPLVIPENDMS, encoded by the coding sequence ATGAATAAAGTGCGAATAATTACACGGATCATAGCCTTCTCAATTCCCCTCTTCCTCCTGTCTCTCATTCTATCCTACAGTGTGATCACCCAGCAGGCTGGGGATAATCTCTACGATACATTGAAGGATCTGCCATCCCGGGAGGTGGGGCTGCTGCTGGGTACAAGCCCAAGAACCCGCAAGGGTACAGCCAGCGAGTTTTTTCAAAACCGGATTGAAGCAGCAGTTCTTCTGTACCGAAGCGGAAGAATCAGGTACATACTTGCCAGCGGCGATAACAGTTCCATGCAGTACAACGAACCGATTTACATGCAGAAGGAACTGATGGCCAGAGGCATTCCTGCGGACCGGATCGTCCTGGATTATGCGGGGTTCTCCACCCTGGATTCAGTGATCAGAGCCCGGAAAGTATTTGGTCAGGAAGATCCCATTATTATCAGCCAGCGTTTTCACAATGAGAGGGCCTTGTATATTGCAGCATCACAGAATATGAATGCTGTGGCGTACAATGCAAAGGATGTTGGCGGGGTTGCCGGCCTGAGCGTGCTCGTACGGGAGGTGCTTGCCAGAGTGAAGGCCCTGCTGGATGTTCATATCCTGAATAGAACACCGAAATTTCTTGGTGATCCCGAGGCCATACCTCCTCTTGTAATTCCCGAAAATGATATGTCATGA